The bacterium genomic sequence GAAATAGGGTTTGGGATTATCTGGTAGCATGTATATTGTTGGTTGTGGGGGTTCTCGTTATAAATATCGTTGTGCGTTATTTTATAAGACGCTTAAAAAAAATTGCCGGAAAAACAGCTTCAACGATAGATGATTTCATTGCAAGTGTTCTTGAAAAAATTGGTATTCCCTTCTTATATCTTCTTGTTGTTTATATTTCTATAGAAAGGCTTATTCCCGGAAAACTTTATTGGATAAAAGACGGCAAATTAAACTATTTTGTATTGGCTGTAGTTCTCTTATTTTCTGCACGTTTTGTTACCATGCTTATAGGATATGGCTTGAAGATATTTTTATCTAGAAGTGGTAACAGATCAGCTCTTGAACGCAGTCTTAAAGGCATCTTAATAATAACAAAGGTGTTAGTCTGGGCAGGAGCAATTGTATTCTTTTTAGATAACCTCGGTATTCAGATTACAGCAGTCATTGCCGGCTTAGGTATAGGAGGTGTAGCTGTAGCACTTGCCGCGCAGGCAATCTTGAAAGACCTTTTCAGTTATTTTTCCATAATTTTTGACCAACCGTTTAAGATCGGGGATTTTATTATTATAGACGATTATCTGGGAACGATTGAATATATCGGTATAAAAACGACACGCATACGCAGTTTAGGCGGGGAAATGTTGATATTTTCTAATTCCGACCTTACGGATTCCAGACTGCGCAATTACAAACTCATGGAGAAACGGCGTGTCGCATTTAAACTGGGAGTTGTTTATCAAACACCGTTGAAACAACTTAAAGAAATGCCGAAAATCATAGAGAATATTATAAAAAATAT encodes the following:
- a CDS encoding mechanosensitive ion channel family protein produces the protein MHREILEYVFWGNRVWDYLVACILLVVGVLVINIVVRYFIRRLKKIAGKTASTIDDFIASVLEKIGIPFLYLLVVYISIERLIPGKLYWIKDGKLNYFVLAVVLLFSARFVTMLIGYGLKIFLSRSGNRSALERSLKGILIITKVLVWAGAIVFFLDNLGIQITAVIAGLGIGGVAVALAAQAILKDLFSYFSIIFDQPFKIGDFIIIDDYLGTIEYIGIKTTRIRSLGGEMLIFSNSDLTDSRLRNYKLMEKRRVAFKLGVVYQTPLKQLKEMPKIIENIIKNIKDTTFDRAHFFSYGDFSLIFEVVYYVISPDYNKYMDVQQEINFCIKEDFEKRGIEFAYPTQTLFIDKSAS